From a single Ischnura elegans chromosome 7, ioIscEleg1.1, whole genome shotgun sequence genomic region:
- the LOC124162274 gene encoding uncharacterized protein LOC124162274: MKCLLFLILALPLTASLTRLKPPLDHPLIFNGQFLPPDSQEEDEEKYPVDDDADDADDAQCYEDQLKYDLIYRKNWNKMQANRYITLKNPPEYIVVLDGGLHCHSKADCMNVVRREEFSNLGEDCKLRENFYIGGDGNVYEGRGWNIAPYWYLHGIRNLSLTVKFMGSHDSQLPSRDALRAFKSLLVSGVWMGTLSPRYEIVSIRQLSNTDTHLGKSLHGNVEKWAGWVSDESPASKWEYQQPDLLNFVFRREWNATEPTTAHKKTDLPVTYVLVNNVDKPCLSREECIFRVRSLQQSQMRDYGDLLDNFYIGEDGNVYEGRGWDFLPQWHVEGLRNSYVSVSFLGTFDSKIPADRAISSFKHLILTGVRLGKLSPYYELTSLRLVYGDRVFLGDALHSYVQKWTPWAKRFDIQSTEGRMTAKLVPLITRSDNSPKSAVPTAKFKPTLPIAFIILSDGGDKCFHVKDCMSKVVSEKRTYGYGNLDSFYVGSDGIVYEGRGWENLPPLYFKKLRRSYITINFLGTFNDSMPNNITLQAFHSFIKLGIDLGKISPSYQIYSLRHVYNDSSFLGDALSKYAEGQPQWLRETEFEDDEDVESWNLLPVVYYDAWNATFQNEKFVSINSSILYVLVGGIGDRCFSLAECTRQIREQEYRGIDVCGSFADHFYIGDDGNIYKGLGWLEYPPDTSNNKKETAVSVRFFGQFHKDIPSRLAISAFNALLRYGLNAGKLSEDYKIMSYRQLCNCTDELGEAFQQEMESMDHYSDETIPSIATESLPYVPFMTVPNVRKKYRSISSISGASALTSVEYIVISDGRDRCFDREKCLSQVNDLPSVKDNFENFFIGEDGRSYEAKGWHASIYSEYFCPNCTMVFIGFLGKFQDDLPSSNAIRALNYLLESGIRWGKINPEYKLVSIRQLCSNLSLIGDSLNEAARKWKNWRKQISITDDCTPFNNELVARHEWSARNPTYNYQEAYYRPTYFSSIFILNEGPDCSTKNECTAMSRRAYDRGDESVNFFIGGDGNVYEGLGWEWSRKNSRYMRIYDMPNQRRSVSLLVVFIGDFNMDVPLDASIMAFRKLIVRKGLETGRLHSSYTLSGSITGTHGDVITNALRQL; this comes from the exons ATGAAGTGTTTACTGTTCCTGATACTTGCTCTCCCCTTGACAGCATCGTTGACCAGATTGAAGCCTCCTCTAGATCATCCTCTTATTTTCAACGGCCAATTTCTACCTCCAG ATTCACAGGAGGAAGACGAAGAGAAATATCCAGTCGACGATGATGCAGATGATGCGGATGATGCTCAATGTTACGAGG ATCAACTGAAGTACGACTTGATATATcggaaaaattggaacaaaatGCAAGCTAACAGATATATTACCCTCAAAAATCCACCCGAATACATTGTGGTGCTCGATGGTGGTCTTCACTGCCACTCGAAAGCCGACTGCATGAATGTCGTTCGACGAGAAGAATTTTCAAATCTAGGTGAAGACTGCAAGCTTCGCGAGAATTTCTACATTGGTGGGGATGGCAATGTTTACGAAGGAAGAGGGTGGAATATTGCGCCGTATTGGTACCTTCACGGAATCAGGAATCTATCCCTCACGGTCAAATTCATGGGTTCCCACGATTCACAGCTCCCATCACGCGACGCCTTGCGAGCATTCAAATCCTTACTCGTCTCTGGAGTTTGGATGGGTACCCTGTCGCCCCGCTACGAAATCGTCTCAATCCGGCAGTTATCAAACACCGATACTCACCTGGGAAAAAGCCTGCACGGAAACGTTGAGAAGTGGGCAGGTTGGGTGAGTGACGAGTCCCCAGCGTCGAAGTGGGAATACCAACAGCCCGACCTCCTGAACTTCGTTTTCCGCCGGGAGTGGAACGCAACAGAACCCACGACGGCGCACAAGAAAACAGACCTTCCGGTCACATACGTGTTGGTAAACAATGTCGATAAGCCGTGCCTGTCCCGCGAAGAATGCATCTTCAGAGTGCGATCTCTGCAGCAGTCTCAAATGAGAGACTACGGTGACCTATTGGACAATTTCTACATCGGTGAGGACGGCAATGTCTACGAAGGCCGGGGTTGGGATTTTCTACCTCAATGGCACGTGGAAGGGTTGAGAAACAGTTACGTAAGCGTCAGTTTCCTGGGCACGTTCGATTCGAAAATACCAGCTGACAGGGCGATCAGCTCTTTTAAACACCTGATTCTTACCGGTGTTCGGCTTGGAAAACTGTCTCCTTACTATGAGCTGACTTCTCTCCGTCTAGTATATGGCGATCGGGTCTTCCTCGGGGACGCGTTACACAGCTACGTTCAGAAATGGACCCCTTGGGCGAAAAGGTTCGATATTCAGTCAACTGAAGGACGAATGACAGCCAAACTCGTTCCTCTGATAACAAGGTCTGATAATAGTCCGAAATCAGCAGTTCCAACAGCTAAGTTCAAGCCGACTTTGCCGATCGCATTCATCATACTAAGCGATGGTGGTGACAAATGTTTCCACGTAAAGGATTGTATGAGCAAAGTCGTTTCAGAGAAAAGGACATACGGATACGGTAACCTTGATAGTTTTTACGTCGGCAGCGATGGCATCGTGTACGAAGGCCGAGGCTGGGAAAACTTGCCACCACTTTACTTCAAAAAGCTCCGTCGATCGTATATCACCATCAATTTCTTGGGAACTTTCAACGATTCCATGCCAAACAATATAACCCTCCAAGCATTTCACTCATTCATTAAACTTGGCATCGATCTTGGGAAGATATCTCCCTCATACCAGATCTATTCTCTACGTCACGTGTACAACGACTCTTCTTTTTTGGGAGACGCCCTTAGCAAATACGCTGAAGGACAACCTCAGTGGTTGAGAGAAACAGAGTTTGAAGATGATGAGGATGTCGAGTCTTGGAATCTTCTGCCAGTAGTCTATTACGATGCGTGGAACGCCACTTTCCAGAATGAAAAGTTTGTCTCCATAAACAGCAGCATTCTTTACGTTCTTGTAGGAGGAATAGGAGACAGATGTTTCTCTCTGGCTGAATGCACTCGTCAGATCCGCGAGCAGGAATATCGAGGAATAGATGTATGTGGTTCCTTCGCCGACCATTTCTACATCGGTGACGATGGTAACATATACAAAGGCTTGGGCTGGCTCGAATACCCGCCCGATACGAGCAACAATAAAAAGGAAACAGCTGTATCTGTGCGATTTTTTGGCCAGTTCCATAAAGATATTCCTTCCCGCTTAGCGATTTCAGCATTCAATGCGTTGCTGAGATATGGGCTAAATGCTGGAAAACTTTCGGAGGACTACAAGATCATGTCCTATCGACAGTTATGCAACTGCACGGACGAGTTGGGTGAGGCCTTTCAGCAGGAGATGGAGAGCATGGATCACTATTCAGACGAGACCATTCCATCGATTGCTACGGAGTCCCTACCCTATGTTCCATTCATGACTGTCCCTAATGTTAGAAAAAAATACCGTTCCATCAGCTCCATCAGTGGAGCGAGTGCTCTTACTTCAGTTGAATACATTGTCATATCCGACGGACGAGATCGCTGTTTCGATCGTGAAAAATGTCTCAGCCAGGTAAATGACCTGCCCTCTGTAAAGGACAACTTTGAGAACTTCTTCATCGGCGAGGATGGACGCTCTTATGAAGCAAAAGGTTGGCACGCAAGCATTTACAGTGAATACTTTTGTCCAAACTGCACCATGGTGTTCATTGGGTTTCtgggaaaatttcaagacgacTTACCGTCGTCGAATGCGATCAGGGCCTTAAATTATCTGCTAGAGAGTGGAATCCGCTGGGGAAAAATTAATCCCGAATACAAATTAGTTTCAATCCGTCAGCTATGCAGTAACCTTTCGCTAATTGGAGATTCTCTGAACGAAGCGGCGCGCAAGTGGAAAAACTGGCGTAAACAAATAAGCATCACGGACGACTGTACACCGTTTAACAACGAGTTAGTTGCGCGACATGAGTGGAGTGCAAGAAATCCAACATATAATTATCAGGAAGCTTATTACCGACCAACATATTTCTCCAGCATATTTATTCTTAATGAAGGACCTGATTGCAGTACCAAGAATGAGTGCACAGCAATGTCACGAAGAGCGTACGATCGTGGGGACGAGAGCGTAAATTTCTTCATCGGAGGCGACGGTAACGTTTACGAGGGTCTTGGTTGGGAATGGTCACGTAAAAATAGTCGATATATGAGGATATACGACATGCCAAATCAGAGACGATCCGTTTCTCTATTAGTTGTGTTTATCGGAGACTTCAACATGGATGTTCCACTAGATGCTTCCATTATGGCGTTCAGGAAGCTAATAGTAAGAAAAGGATTAGAAACGGGACGGCTTCATTCATCATACACACTTAGTGGAAGTATAACTGGTACTCATGGTGATGTTATTACCAACGCCTTACGTCAGCTCTGA